The following are encoded together in the Acinetobacter radioresistens DSM 6976 = NBRC 102413 = CIP 103788 genome:
- a CDS encoding glycosyltransferase family 2 protein translates to MNTIDICFIVGFIGIWIPQAFWAWLSFSAWRYSIRANQELSNLPVPERWPMLSVLIPAYNEEVVIEDTLRALAAQDYPPESYEVLLINDASKDRTQEIADRMAAEYPVIRVINVPKGQGGKGKSRTLNNGLKHAHGELIAVYDADSTPEPDCVRLIAQTLLADSNLVAVNGKVRTRNWKDSPLSTFIAIEFIYFQWIFQGGRWLRFRLSTLMGTNYVIWRDALDILGGFDEKSLVDDTEMSYRIFLGHKRIKWVPYAIGWQQDPGDLNIFIKQRSRWTQGNFYVTRKYLSTAIRHPFPIGMEIGNNIMCYIMFVPALFLSHMTLVVGLLGIDGTTIPGPFTLLFILAFILYLTQIWFTLSLEKEVPKRFYFYAFIAYFTYSQVFLLIVFKAAWDMLKSKIKGEGITWYKTERKKEKK, encoded by the coding sequence AGCTTTTTGGGCTTGGCTGAGTTTTTCGGCTTGGCGTTATTCGATTCGGGCCAATCAGGAACTTTCGAATTTACCTGTACCCGAACGTTGGCCAATGCTGAGTGTACTGATACCGGCTTACAATGAAGAAGTAGTTATTGAAGATACATTGCGGGCTTTAGCAGCACAGGACTATCCGCCAGAAAGCTATGAAGTACTGCTGATTAATGACGCTTCCAAAGACAGGACACAGGAAATTGCTGACCGGATGGCAGCCGAGTACCCGGTAATTCGTGTCATCAATGTTCCTAAAGGCCAAGGTGGTAAAGGTAAGTCCCGCACTCTGAATAATGGCCTAAAACATGCCCATGGTGAGCTGATTGCAGTTTATGATGCAGACAGTACCCCTGAACCAGATTGTGTAAGACTTATTGCTCAGACCCTTCTGGCTGACTCAAATCTGGTTGCGGTTAATGGTAAAGTTCGGACCCGCAACTGGAAAGACAGCCCGCTAAGTACATTTATTGCCATAGAATTTATTTATTTCCAGTGGATTTTTCAAGGTGGTCGCTGGTTACGCTTCCGTCTTTCTACCCTCATGGGAACCAATTATGTAATCTGGCGTGATGCGCTGGATATTCTAGGGGGATTTGATGAAAAATCCCTGGTTGATGATACCGAAATGAGTTATCGCATTTTTCTGGGCCATAAACGCATTAAATGGGTACCTTATGCAATTGGATGGCAGCAAGACCCGGGTGATCTAAATATTTTTATTAAACAACGCTCCCGCTGGACACAAGGAAATTTTTATGTCACACGCAAGTATCTAAGTACGGCAATACGTCATCCTTTCCCGATTGGCATGGAAATTGGCAACAATATCATGTGTTATATCATGTTTGTGCCCGCTTTATTTTTAAGCCATATGACACTGGTCGTAGGACTGCTCGGTATTGATGGCACAACTATACCTGGGCCTTTTACTTTACTCTTTATTCTTGCATTCATTCTTTACCTTACACAAATCTGGTTTACTCTAAGTCTGGAAAAAGAAGTTCCAAAACGTTTTTATTTTTACGCGTTCATCGCTTACTTTACTTACTCACAGGTGTTTCTTTTAATCGTGTTTAAAGCTGCCTGGGATATGCTTAAAAGTAAAATTAAAGGTGAAGGTATAACCTGGTATAAAACAGAGCGAAAAAAGGAAAAAAAATGA